In a single window of the Terrirubrum flagellatum genome:
- a CDS encoding BolA family transcriptional regulator, whose amino-acid sequence MPMAADDIERLIKEAFPDAEVEIKDLAGDGDHYAATVVSEAFRGKSRVQQHQMVYGALKGNMGGVLHALALTTSPPPQ is encoded by the coding sequence ATGCCGATGGCCGCTGACGACATCGAACGCCTGATCAAGGAGGCGTTCCCGGACGCTGAGGTCGAGATCAAGGATCTCGCCGGCGACGGCGATCACTATGCCGCGACCGTCGTGTCCGAGGCGTTCCGCGGCAAGAGCCGGGTCCAGCAGCACCAGATGGTCTATGGCGCGCTCAAGGGAAATATGGGCGGCGTGCTGCACGCGCTGGCGCTGACCACGTCGCCGCCGCCGCAGTGA